In Gymnogyps californianus isolate 813 chromosome 1, ASM1813914v2, whole genome shotgun sequence, the following are encoded in one genomic region:
- the LCP1 gene encoding plastin-2, whose amino-acid sequence MAATAHFSEEEVAELREAFGKVDISGNGFIHANDLTDVLKAANLPLPGYKARELIQSLTTTGDGRISFDEFISIFQNLKSDDVAKSFRKQINKKEGICAIGGTSEQSSAGTQHSYSEEEKYAFVNWINKALEKDPDCKHVVPMNPETDDLFQAVGDGIVLCKMINFSVPDTIDERTINKKKLTPFTIQENLNLALNSASAIGCHVVNIGAEDLKEGKPYLVLGLLWQVIKIGLFADIEISRNEALIALLREGESLEDLMKLSPEELLLRWANYHLENAGCNKVNNFSSDIKDSRAYYHLLNQVAPKGDEEGIPAITIDMSGLREKDDVQRAECMLQQAERLGCRQFVTATDVVRGNPKLNLAFIANLFNKYPALHKPENQDIDWSSIEGETREERTFRNWMNSLGVNPRVNHLYSDLSDALVIFQLYEKIKVPVDWNRVNKPPYPKLGGNMKKLENCNYAVELGKNQAKFSLVGIAGQDLNEGNRTLTLALIWQLMRRYTLNILEDIGGGEKVNDEIIVSWVNETLTAAGKDSTISSFKDSKISTSMPVLDLIDAIQPGSIKYDLLKTEDLNDEEKLNNAKYAISMARKIGARVYALPEDLVEVKPKMVMTVFACLMGKGMKKV is encoded by the exons ATGGCAGCAACAGCACACTTCTcggaggaggaggtggcagagcTACGAGAGGCTTTTGGCAAAGTCG ATATCAGTGGGAACGGCTTCATCCACGCCAATGATTTAACAGACGTGTTGAAGGCAGCCAATCTTCCTCTCCCAGGATACAAAGCCAGAGAACTCATTCAGAGTTTGACAACCACGGGGGATGGCAGGATCAGTTTTGatgaatttatttca ATTTTCCAAAACCTGAAGAGTGATGATGTTGCTAAGTCATTCCGAAAACAAATCAACAAAAAGGAGGGGATCTGTGCTATCGGTGGGACGTCCGAGCAGTCCAGTGCTGGCACACAACACTCTTACTCAG aggaagaaaagtatGCCTTTGTCAACTGGATTAATAAAGCCCTTGAGAAGGACCCTGACTGTAAGCACGTGGTCCCAATGAATCCAGAAACAGATGACCTCTTCCAGGCGGTCGGTGATGGCATAGTGCTTTG taaGATGATCAACTTTTCAGTGCCAGATACCATTGATGAGAGAACaatcaacaaaaagaaactcaCGCCCTTCACAATACAG GAAAATCTGAACCTGGCCCTGAACTCTGCTTCAGCCATTGGGTGCCATGTTGTTAACATTGGAGCTGAAGACTTAAAAGAAGGGAAACCTTACCTGGTTTTGGGTCTTTTATGGCAAGTCATCAAAATTGGACTCTTTGCTGACATAGAGATCAGCAGGAACGAAG CCTTGATCGCTCTTctgagagaaggagagagcCTGGAGGATCTGATGAAGTTGTCTCCAGAGGAACTGCTGCTGAGGTGGGCAAACTATCACCTGGAGAATGCAGGATGCAACAAAGTCAATAACTTCAGCTCAGACATCAAG GACTCAAGAGCTTATTACCATTTGCTGAACCAAGTTGCCCCCAAGGGAGATGAAGAAGGCATTCCGGCTATTACTATTGACATGTCAGGATTAAGG GAGAAGGACGATGTCCAGCGAGCAGAGtgcatgctgcagcaggcagagcggCTGGGCTGCCGGCAGTTCGTCACGGCCACCGACGTCGTCCGGGGGAACCCAAAGCTAAATTTGGCCTTCATCGCCAACTTGTTCAACAAATACCCTGCCCTGCATAAGCCAGAGAACCAGGACATTGACTGGAGCTCTATTGAAG GTGAGACGAGGGAAGAGAGGACGTTCAGGAACTGGATGAACTCCCTGGGTGTTAATCCACGTGTAAATCACTTATATAG tgaCCTGTCAGATGCCTTGGTTATCTTCCAGCTCTATGAAAAGATCAAAGTGCCAGTAGACTGGAACAGAGTGAACAAACCACCATATCCTAAACTGGGTGGCAACATGAAGAAG CTTGAAAACTGCAACTATGCAGTGGAACTGGGAAAGAATCAAGCCAAATTTTCTCTTGTTGGCATCGCTGGGCAAGATCTGAATGAAGGAAACCGTACGCTCACGCTGGCCTTAATCTGGCAGTTGATGAGAAG GTACACCCTGAATATCCTTGAAGACATTGGTGGTGGAGAGAAGGTCAATGATGAAATCATTGTCAGCTGGGTCAATGAAACACTGACGGCAGCTGGGAAGGATTCAACCATTTCCAGTTTCAAG GATAGCAAAATCAGCACCAGCATGCCAGTCCTGGATCTTATTGATGCCATTCAACCAGGATCAATCAAATATGACCTCTTGAAAACAGAGGACCTGAATGATGAGGAGAAACTAAATAATGCTAA ATATGCCATCTCTATGGCGAGAAAAATTGGAGCAAGAGTCTATGCCCTTCCAGAAGACCTGGTTGAAGTAAAACCGAAAATGGTCATGACAGTGTTTGCTTGCCTTATGGGAAAAGGCATGAAGAAAGTTTAA